The window GCCACTGACGCGGGTAGGGGAGACCATCAGGCGAGCAGAGAAAGCGACGGTTCAAGTTGTTGACAACTTGAGATGTTGATGTATGCTCATAGCACAGACGAAGCCTGTCTGAGACGCCTGAATCACCGCCCCTCCGAGGTGGTGGCCGCCCTGCTCCCTACCTGGAGAACCGCCATGACTGACCTGCATGCCCAGACGCCCCGCATCGAACTGCTGCCCCTGAAGGCGGCCCTCCCGGCCGGACAGGCGACCGAGCTGACCATGCTGGCCCGAATCCACCCGGCCGCCCTGCCCGCGCAGCGCGGCCCGCGTCCGCCGCTGAACCTCTCCCTGGTCATCGACCGCAGCGGCAGCATGAGCGGTCACCCGCTGGCCATGGCCCGGCAGGCGGCGCAGGTCGGTCTGCGCAAGCTGGAGGCGCAGGACCGCGTCAGCATCGTGATCTTCGACGATGAGGTCGAGCTGCTGGTTCCCTCCCAGTCCGCCGAGAACAGGGAAGAGCTGTGCCGTCTGGTGGAGGGCATTACCGAAGGCGGGTCCACGGCCCTGTACGCAGGCTGGCTCGACGGGGCCATGCAGGTCGCCCAGCAGCTCGACCCGCAGGCGCTCAACCGGGTGCTGCTGTTGAGCGACGGCCACGCGAACGTCGGCAAGCGCCGCGTGCGGGAGATCGTGCCGGACGTCACGGGCCTCACGGGGCGCGGCGTGAGCACCAGCACCATCGGCCTGGGGACCGGGTACGACGAGGACCTCCTGCGCGGCATGGCGGTCGCGGGCGACGGGAACTTCGAGCATATCGAGGACCCGGAGCAGCTTCCCCGCTTCTTCGACGCCGAGTTCAGTGGCTTGGCGCGGACGACCGGGCATACGGTCAGCCTGGGGATCGAGCCGAACCCGGCACTGGGCAGCCTGCGCCAGGAGGTGCTCAACGACCTTCAGCGCAATGACCTGGGCCGCTATCAGCTTCCGAACCTGATCGCGGGTCAACCCCTCGAGGTCGTCCTGACGCTGCACGTTCCGGCCCAGCCCGAACAGGCGGACCTCGGCGTGACCCGTGTGCGCCTCGCCTGGACGGGGCGCGATGGGATTCGCCGCAAGGTGCGGGCGCAGCTCAACCTGCCGGTGCTGGCTCCGGAGGCGTACGCGCGGGTGCCGGAGAACGCACAGGTGGCGCTGGCACTGGAGTTGCAGCGCAATGCCCGCGCCAAGCGGGACGCGGTGAGCTGTCTGGACATGGGGGACGTGCAGGGGGCGCAGCTGCTCCTGCGGAGCCGTCGGGAGGCCTTCGGCATCGTGGCCGCCTTCGCCCCGCCCGCCGTGCGCCAGCAGGAACTGGGAGAGCTGGCGGACCTGGAACGGAACGCGGCCCGGGACGTCAATCTCGCCCGCAAGCGGGCCACAAGTCAGAACTTCGACCGCAGCCGCAGCAAGCGCTGAACGGCCAGGAACGCTTGAGGGCAGACACGTCATTCAGTGACGTGCCTGCCCCCGGTTCTGAACGTCACGCCATGACCCCTTCCCCAGGCACCCTGAAGTCAGGAGGTTTCCCATGCATGAGGTCGTCATCAGTGCCCACGCTGCCCAGCGCTACCGCGAGCGGTTTGCTGGCAATCTGAGCTGGACCGCCGTCCACCGGAGGCTGGTGCGGCTGCTGGCCCGCGCCCGGTTTCTCGAGGCCCAGCCGGGCGGCTCCCGGATTTACCGCCTGAGGGACATGCGCTTCGTTGTGGAGGGCGGTGTGCTCGTGACCGTCTACCGCCTGCACTACCGCGCCGTGCCCCCGGGGGAGGACCTGTGGTGCCTGGCAAGCTGAGGGGAAAGCCGCAAATGTGCGGGCACGGTCAGAGTGCGGCAGATAGGGTGGGCACGTGACCCGCCTGCTGCTGCATCACCCGGCGTCCAGCGTGCTGCTGGCGAGCCTGGGGGAACGCTTTCATCCCGGCCTGCTGCCGGTCGTGCCGAATGTGCAGGCGGGGCGCGATCTGCGCGGGAGCCTGCGGGGCGCGGGCCGGGCCATGACCCTGACGCAGTGGGCGCGGGAGGCCCTGCAGGAGGCTGGATGGACACCGCTGCGCCCCGGTGAACGTGAGGCGTTTTTCCGGGAGGCGCTCGGAGAGCTGTCCCTGGAGTACCTCGGGCCGCTGATAGACCGCCCGGGAACGCTGACGCGCCTCAGCAAGCTCGTCGGGGAGCTGCTGCGAGATCACCTGAACCCGGCGGCGCTGCTGGACGTGGCCTCTGACGCGCGGCAGCGGGACGTGGTGGCCATCTATGCCGCCTACGTCCGGCGTGCCCGGGCCGAGCGGCGCTTTGACCTGACCGGCACGGAGCACTTCGCGAGCAGCTTGCCCTCGCTTCGGCCGCGCGCGGCCGCGGTTCACGGCTTCGTCTACTTCGACGCGTCCCAGGTGGCGTTCCTGGAACGGGCATTGGCGGAGGGCTCGCTGGTGACCCTGCCGCTCGAACGGGGCGTGTCCGCCCTACGCCGCACCGAGGAAACCTTTCAGGCCCTGCGGGAGGCAGGCTTCGAGCCGGAGGTGATCTCAGGCCTTCCCAATCGCAACGGGGACCGCCTGGTGCACGCCTACCTGACCCGCACGCCGCTGCCGAACGGTGTGGCCAAAGCCGAGTTCGCGGAGGTCGAGGCGGAAGTCCGGGCCTGCCTGGGGCAGGTCCGGGCCTGGCTGGCCCAGGGCAGCCGGCCAGAACAGCTGGCCATCGTGGTCCGGCACGAGGCCACCTACCTCCCGACCCTGGCGGACATCGCGCGGGAGTACGCCCTGCCGCTGACCAGCGGGTTGCAGGTGCCGCTGCTGGAGACGCCCCTGGGCGGCGTGGTGCAGGCGTGGGTCGACGCACACTCCCGGAACTGGACCTACCCCGCGGTGAGGCGCCTGCTGACCCTGCCGCTGCTGCGCCCGCCGTTCGATGCCCTGCGGCAGGCCAGACGCCTGCAGCCCGCCTGCCCCCCCGGTCTGGACGCGTGGGGAGACCTCGGCTGGCTGGCCCTGCCTGCGCAGACCTCCTGGCGGGCGGGCGTAGAGACCTTGCAACGGCTGATCACCGAGTTGGGCGTCCGTGACCGCTGCAAGCGGGATCCGGTGCTGAACGTGGCGCTGCGGACCCTGGTCGACCGCCTGGGTGCCGAAGCCCGCCGGGAGGAGAGCTGTTCCCGTGAGGAATTGCTGGGTCTGGTCACCCTCGTGTTGCGGACAGCCACCGTCCCGGCGCTGCTGGGGCGCAGCGGTGTGCGGGTGGCCAACCCCATCGCGGCGCTCGGACGGCGCTTCGATCACGTCTGGGTCCTGGGCCTCTCCGACGGTCTTTTCCCGGTGCGCCCCAGCGACGATCCCCTGATCGACAGCGCGGTGCGGGCCCAGTGGCGGGAGGCGGGCGTGCATCTTCCCGACGTGACCAGTCTCGCCACCGTGCAGGAGGCGCTGTTCCTGGGAGCGGTGGCCGGGGCGTGGTCGGACATCGTCCTGAGCCGGCCCCGGCGGGACGCGGGCGGGCGGGCGTTGCGCGCGAGTCCCTACTGGTTGCGGCTGGGCCCGGCACCGCACCCGGCCGCACTGCCCTACGGCTCCGAGGCCGAGCGCGACCTCGCCGCGGCCCTGACCGGGGACGTGTCCGGGTCCGTGCTGGCCCGGCAGGCCACCGAGGTCGCGCGGGCAGGTGGCCTGACGGGGCCGTACCAGGGACAGCTGGCAGAGGGCATCGACGTGAACGGACGACGCTGGAGTCCCTCGCAACTGCACGCGGTGGGCGCCTGCCGCTTCCGCTGGTTCACGCAGAAGCTGCTGGGGCTGGAGGAGGGTCTTGACCCGGAGGCCGATGAGGACCGGCGCGTCACGGGCACCCTGGTGCACGCCGCGCTGGAGGGGGCCCTGCGGGGCTGGGCCCCGGGGGACGCGCCGGACGTGCTCGCGGAGCGCGCGGAAGCGGCCCTGCACCGGGCCGAACGTGACCTGCGCCGGGTGGGGACCCTGCGTCCTGGGCCGCTCTGGCCGGTGCAGTTCGAGGAGATCCGCCGCACGGTCCTGAAAGCGCTGCGGAGCGACGCGTTCCTGCCGCCCGGCTGGCGGCCCCGGTCCCCCGAGCAGGATCAGGAGTTCACGCTGGAGGTCGGCCCCCACGTCTACCGGTTCCGCGGCATCGTGGACCGGGTGGACGAGACGCCGGACGGCCTCACCGTCACGGATTACAAGACGGGGTCATACATCAGCCGGGTGGTGCAGGGCGGTGTGATGAATCTGGAGGTGCAGCTCCCGCTGTACCTGCACGCCACCGGCGCGGTGAGCGGGCGCTACCTCAGCGTGGAGGGGGGCAAGGTGCTGAAGATGGCAGGGCGCGCGGCGGAGGGTGGGCGCGGCAAATACGAGTGGGCCGAGCATCAGGCGCAGGTCCAGGCCTTCTTGCAGGACCTGGGCGACGCGCTCACAGCCGGAAACGTCGCGCCCAACCCGGACACGCGGCGGGAGGCCTGCGGCTACTGCGGTGTGAGGTCGGTGTGCCGCGACGCGGGCGGGGCGGGGGAGGTGGGCGCGTGACCACGGTCCAGGGACATACCTTCACCGAGGCCCAGGCCCGGGCCATCTTCAGCGAGGGCAGCGTCGCGATCTCGGCGGGCGCCGGAAGCGGAAAGACGCGCGTGCTGGCCGAGCGCATCCTGAATTTCCTCGTGCGGGGCGTGCGGCCCGCGCAGATCGTGGCCGTGACCTTCACCGAGGCGGCGGCCGCCGAGCTGCGCGAGCGCGTCACTGCCGTGGTGGAGCGCCGCGCTGAGGCGGAGGGGGGGCCGTGGCCGGACCTGGTCACCGAACTTCCCCTGATGCAGGTCAGCACCATCCACGGGTTGTGTGGGCGCGTGGCGCGCGAGCATCCGGTGGAGAGCGGGGCGGGCCTGGGCTTCACGGTGCTCGACGA is drawn from Deinococcus budaensis and contains these coding sequences:
- a CDS encoding vWA domain-containing protein, yielding MTDLHAQTPRIELLPLKAALPAGQATELTMLARIHPAALPAQRGPRPPLNLSLVIDRSGSMSGHPLAMARQAAQVGLRKLEAQDRVSIVIFDDEVELLVPSQSAENREELCRLVEGITEGGSTALYAGWLDGAMQVAQQLDPQALNRVLLLSDGHANVGKRRVREIVPDVTGLTGRGVSTSTIGLGTGYDEDLLRGMAVAGDGNFEHIEDPEQLPRFFDAEFSGLARTTGHTVSLGIEPNPALGSLRQEVLNDLQRNDLGRYQLPNLIAGQPLEVVLTLHVPAQPEQADLGVTRVRLAWTGRDGIRRKVRAQLNLPVLAPEAYARVPENAQVALALELQRNARAKRDAVSCLDMGDVQGAQLLLRSRREAFGIVAAFAPPAVRQQELGELADLERNAARDVNLARKRATSQNFDRSRSKR
- a CDS encoding PD-(D/E)XK nuclease family protein, with amino-acid sequence MTRLLLHHPASSVLLASLGERFHPGLLPVVPNVQAGRDLRGSLRGAGRAMTLTQWAREALQEAGWTPLRPGEREAFFREALGELSLEYLGPLIDRPGTLTRLSKLVGELLRDHLNPAALLDVASDARQRDVVAIYAAYVRRARAERRFDLTGTEHFASSLPSLRPRAAAVHGFVYFDASQVAFLERALAEGSLVTLPLERGVSALRRTEETFQALREAGFEPEVISGLPNRNGDRLVHAYLTRTPLPNGVAKAEFAEVEAEVRACLGQVRAWLAQGSRPEQLAIVVRHEATYLPTLADIAREYALPLTSGLQVPLLETPLGGVVQAWVDAHSRNWTYPAVRRLLTLPLLRPPFDALRQARRLQPACPPGLDAWGDLGWLALPAQTSWRAGVETLQRLITELGVRDRCKRDPVLNVALRTLVDRLGAEARREESCSREELLGLVTLVLRTATVPALLGRSGVRVANPIAALGRRFDHVWVLGLSDGLFPVRPSDDPLIDSAVRAQWREAGVHLPDVTSLATVQEALFLGAVAGAWSDIVLSRPRRDAGGRALRASPYWLRLGPAPHPAALPYGSEAERDLAAALTGDVSGSVLARQATEVARAGGLTGPYQGQLAEGIDVNGRRWSPSQLHAVGACRFRWFTQKLLGLEEGLDPEADEDRRVTGTLVHAALEGALRGWAPGDAPDVLAERAEAALHRAERDLRRVGTLRPGPLWPVQFEEIRRTVLKALRSDAFLPPGWRPRSPEQDQEFTLEVGPHVYRFRGIVDRVDETPDGLTVTDYKTGSYISRVVQGGVMNLEVQLPLYLHATGAVSGRYLSVEGGKVLKMAGRAAEGGRGKYEWAEHQAQVQAFLQDLGDALTAGNVAPNPDTRREACGYCGVRSVCRDAGGAGEVGA